In the genome of Coraliomargarita algicola, one region contains:
- the mgtE gene encoding magnesium transporter, which produces MTDTMTEFDSILEALHQAIEKTDAAAAIKTLQQADHDETAKLIDRLSAEDRQALFGLLTPEQGAEVLERVYYFQGADIIEELSAEVAAPFVAELDSDDRADLMNELDQADSEAILEELDEDLAHETRRFMAYPDGTAGAIMYSEFVSFQADMTVEEILNDIQTNRKKYIEFGVQYAYVLSQDKQLLGVLPVRNLLFASRSQQASEIMIPNPTTVHAYDTIEELEDIFEEHNYLGLPVINKDGCLIGIIDRESTTEALQEAATEDLLKFQGLMGKEELRSMPLKVRSGRRLSWLSINVVLNLISASVIAMHQDTLEAVIALAVFLPIISDMSGCSGNQAVAVSMRELSLELISPKEFRRVFFKESSVGLINGACLGLLIGGLAWLWKGNAVLGLVVGTALALNTTVAVCVGGLVPLALKACRQDPALASGPILTTVTDMCGFMLILGLASLCLPYLV; this is translated from the coding sequence ATGACCGACACGATGACCGAATTTGACAGCATTCTCGAGGCACTCCACCAAGCAATCGAGAAGACCGACGCCGCCGCCGCAATCAAGACGCTGCAACAAGCCGATCACGATGAAACTGCCAAACTAATCGACCGTCTGTCCGCCGAAGATCGCCAGGCCCTCTTCGGCCTGCTCACACCGGAACAAGGTGCCGAAGTCCTCGAACGCGTCTACTACTTTCAAGGTGCCGACATCATCGAAGAACTCTCGGCCGAAGTCGCCGCCCCCTTCGTGGCTGAACTCGATAGCGACGACCGCGCCGACCTGATGAACGAGCTCGATCAGGCCGACTCCGAGGCGATTCTGGAAGAACTCGACGAAGATCTCGCCCACGAAACACGCCGTTTCATGGCCTACCCCGATGGCACCGCCGGCGCCATTATGTACAGCGAGTTCGTCTCCTTTCAGGCCGATATGACGGTTGAAGAAATCCTAAACGACATCCAAACCAACCGTAAAAAATACATCGAGTTCGGCGTCCAATACGCCTACGTGCTCAGCCAGGACAAACAACTCCTCGGCGTCCTGCCCGTGCGCAACCTACTCTTCGCCAGCCGCAGCCAACAGGCCAGCGAGATCATGATTCCCAACCCCACCACCGTGCACGCCTACGACACAATCGAGGAGCTGGAAGACATTTTCGAAGAGCACAACTACCTCGGCCTACCCGTCATCAACAAAGACGGCTGCCTCATCGGCATCATCGACCGCGAATCCACCACCGAAGCGCTGCAAGAAGCCGCCACCGAAGATCTGCTCAAATTCCAGGGCTTGATGGGTAAAGAAGAGCTCCGCTCCATGCCACTCAAAGTCCGCAGCGGGCGCCGCCTCTCCTGGCTCAGTATCAATGTCGTGCTCAACCTCATCTCCGCCAGCGTGATCGCCATGCACCAGGATACCCTCGAAGCCGTCATCGCGCTCGCGGTCTTCCTCCCCATCATTTCCGACATGTCCGGCTGCTCCGGTAATCAGGCCGTCGCCGTCTCCATGCGCGAACTTTCCCTCGAACTCATCAGTCCCAAGGAGTTTCGCCGTGTCTTTTTCAAAGAATCCAGCGTCGGCCTCATCAACGGCGCCTGCCTCGGCCTGCTGATAGGCGGCCTCGCATGGCTGTGGAAAGGCAACGCCGTGCTGGGCCTGGTGGTCGGCACCGCCCTCGCACTCAACACCACCGTCGCCGTCTGCGTAGGCGGCCTAGTCCCCCTCGCACTCAAAGCCTGCCGACAAGACCCCGCACTCGCCTCCGGCCCCATCCTCACCACCGTCACCGATATGTGCGGCTTCATGCTCATCCTAGGCCTCGCCTCCCTGTGCCTCCCGTATTTGGTATAA